One Mugil cephalus isolate CIBA_MC_2020 chromosome 12, CIBA_Mcephalus_1.1, whole genome shotgun sequence DNA segment encodes these proteins:
- the lrrfip1a gene encoding leucine-rich repeat flightless-interacting protein 1 isoform X11, whose protein sequence is MGTQGTGRKRSTKKDKSTAEDDALNLIAREAEARLAAKRAARAEAREIRMKELERQQKELSDDDERMSVGSRGSVRSDLDAAGAYSGVEDRDYLEKGSRAASSLTAGTLTSLGGSSSRRGSGDTSVIVDAENSIREIKEIHELKDQIQDVETKYTQNLKEAKDALAEVEEKYRKAMVSNAQLDNEKNNLMYQVDTLKDSLMELEELLSESRREYAEKVKEHEREKHAHSVLQFQFSEMKETLKQSEELLNEIRQLRLKQEGFVREISDLQETVEWKDKKIGALERQKEYTDAIRNERDELREEVVTLKDILKKHGIVLGPDLSINGEVGEAEAEGSPSSDSQSAPDSQSLPAEGNSMLGKTEETELRSSREQKEEKEEEVDPEQQQEKLQEEAKENHLSSDTICNVADVSTLETSGKEEPSEEQQTCSPVEEDSVEDKGLSRDLNVVVNDCPTTEAKDIMVCSSEPPQVQSATCPEENGPEREISEVKLEEAGNQELETETKSSSDDIRETSHSVTSVPAASNTEPQQEPENTEEAENDEAEETPSKSKVQGTPASGKKKKRKKKGKKKPQENKNQQKDGPEEENCKKEDVIEPAAINSEPTIQPDVPSPVEETVTQSKVEAVKNEEDEHKTEEVSPQEDFKEPEKDEKDAVSNELQEQVLETQTLDEEKEVEKVTSTENDMGEHEEIKEMAAPAEVVEATEDVSYVETPNESMTETLATEKVEDPDPETLSPPDNLISTNKESDLVIECTVSGDNSNREPVSTDGDGSHTVSETTHQVEEESMDDMKCAASNLGDDKDDGVNESESTSQENASVPVPPLTDSTDASESPPDSENSLIKVPDEEPDEATEAVVADDVEAEVEAAPECIPTIDVTPSEGDDNPEPEQDGAEGEELNEGVREPEGAVEPEGVREPEAAVEPEAAVEPEGAVEAEGAVEPEGAVETDGPSHDGKHESDGESLTKDLEAIDAEEAVVRDEQLDDAEGKTVEDGDQTEVSNAEVPLKTEEAVEVGSSTEQDAALVEDAEHKNSPDEESESSSCPLAEEPHESGQDKCDDAVEDEDEDDDEGQSFDFDDMDVEAAVASDLPKNSKQEEIEEAVEVLPDESKSGSSGSNENAQDEAAESSNEKETEPQENSATHEKEATSQKVENVSEEQRNASKEDTGEQTRVTGQEEVLNVAENLKRASLVVEEGLEAIKHDVQGEGSDLPKSEVQDSSKEAAQSGKDGKKSSKKSKGKTKEECKMS, encoded by the exons GTGGAGGACAGAGATTATCTTGAGAAG GGATCTCGAGCAGCTTCGTCCCTCACAGCAGGGACGCTCACCTCCTTAGGAGGGTCGTCCTCCCGACGAGGCAGCGGAGACACGTCTGTAATCGTGGATGCTGAGAACTCCATACGAGAAATCAAG GAGATTCATGAACTGAAGGATCAAATTCAAGACGTGGAAACCAAGTACACGCAGAACCTAAAAGAAGCCAAG GATGCTTTagcggaggtggaggagaagtaTCGTAAGGCCATGGTTTCCAACGCCCAGCTGGACAATGAGAAGAACAACCTGATGTACCAGGTGGACACACTCAAAGACTCGCtcatggagctggaggagctgctgtctGAGTCACGGCGGGAATACGCCGAGAAAGTCAAG GAACACGAGCGAGAGAAACATGCCCACAGTGTTCTCCAGTTCCAGTTCAGTGAAATGAAAGAGACGCTAAAACAGAGTGAAGAGCTGCTGAAT GAGATCCGTCAGCTGCGTTTAAAGCAGGAGGGCTTTGTTAGAGAAATATCTGACCTGCAAGAGACAGTGGAGTGGAAGGATAAAAAAATCGGG GCCTTAGAGCGACAGAAAGAATACACAGATGCGATCCGAAATGAACGCGATGAGCTCAGAGAAGAGGTGGTAACGCTGAAAGATATTCTGAAG AAACATGGAATAGTTTTGGGACCTGACCTGAGCATCAATGGGGAGGTCGGCGAGGCGGAGGCTGAAGGTTCCCCCAGCTCAGACTCCCAATCAGCTCCGGATTCACAGAGTTTACCAGCGGAGGGGAACAGCATGCTCG GCAAAACAGAGGAGACTGAGTTGAGAAGTAGCagagagcagaaggaggagaaggaggaggaggtggatccAGAGCAGCAGCAAGAAAAGCTGCAAGAGGAAGCCAAAGAGAATCACTTGAGCTCTGACACGATCTGTAACGTTGCTGATGTGTCCACTCTGGAAACATCTGGCAAAGAAGAGCCCTCAGAAGAACAACAGACATGCTCACCCGTAGAGGAAGACAGTGTCGAGGACAAAGGACTCAGCCGTGATTTAAATGTTGTCGTGAATGACTGTCCAACCACAGAAGCCAAAGATATAATGGTTTGCAGCTCTGAACCTCCACAGGTTCAGTCTGCAACATGTCCTGAGGAAAATGGTCCAGAAAGAGAAATATCTGAGGTAAAGTTAGAAGAGGCCGGTAACCAAGAGTTAGAGACAGAAACCAAAAGTAGTAGCGATGATATTAGAGAGACGAGTCACAGCGTAACATCCGTCCCGGCTGCATCAAACACTGAACCCCAACAAGAGCCTGAGAacacagaggaggcagagaacGATGAGGCAGAGGAAACGCCAAGTAAATCTAAGGTTCAGGGCACACCAGCttcagggaagaaaaagaaaaggaagaagaaaggcaaaaagaaaCCTCAAGAGAACAAGAACCAGCAAAAAGATGGACCAGAggaagaaaactgcaaaaaggAAGACGTAATTGAACCAGCAGCAATAAATAGTGAACCCACAATACAACCTGACGTTCCCAGTCCTGTCGAGGAAACAGTAACCCAGTCAAAGGTGGAAGCtgttaaaaatgaagaagatgaGCACAAAACTGAGGAAGTTTCTCCACAGGAAGATTTCAAAGAAccagaaaaagatgaaaaagatgCTGTTTCAAACGAGCTGCAGGAACAAGTTCTAGAAACCCAGACAttagatgaagaaaaagaagtggaaaAAGTGACATCCACAGAAAACGATATGGGTGaacatgaggaaataaaagagatgGCAGCACCAGCAGAGGTGGTGGAAGCCACTGAAGATGTCTCCTACGTTGAGACTCCAAATGAATCCATGACAGAAACTTTAGCAACAGAGAAAGTAGAAGATCCTGATCCAGAGACCCTGAGTCCACCTGACAACCTGATCTCCACCAATAAAGAGAGTGACCTGGTTATAGAGTGTACTGTGAGTGGAGATAACTCTAACAGAGAACCTGTCTCTACTGATGGGGATGGCAGCCATACCGTGTCTGAAACCACCCATCAAGTAGAGGAGGAGTCTATGGATGACATGAAATGTGCAGCCAGTAACCTCGGAGACGATAAAGACGATGGCGTAAACGAATCTGAATCCACGAGTCAGGAAAACGCATCTGTCCCAGTGCCACCTTTGACCGACTCCACCGACGCTTCCGAGAGCCCACCTGACTCGGAGAACTCTTTGATCAAGGTTCCTGATGAAGAACCCGATGAGGCGACTGAGGCGGTGGTCGCAGATGATGTGGAGGCAGAAGTAGAGGCTGCACCAGAATGCATCCCAACTATTGATGTGACTCCCAGCGAGGGCGACGATAATCCAGAGCCAGAGCAGGACGGAGCTGAAGGCGAGGAGCTAAATGAAGGTGTGAGGGAACCTGAAGGTGCGGTGGAACCTGAAGGCGTGAGGGAACCTGAAGCTGCGGTGGAACCTGAAGCTGCGGTGGAACCTGAAGGTGCGGTGGAAGCCGAAGGTGCGGTGGAACCTGAAGGTGCGGTGGAGACAGACGGCCCCTCGCATGATGGAAAACACGAGAGCGACGGCGAATCATTAACAAAAGATCTGGAAGCAATTGACGCTGAGGAGGCTGTTGTACGAGATGAACAACTGGACGACGCAGAAGGCAAGACGGTAGAGGACGGGGATCAGACCGAAGTGTCAAATGCTGAGGTACctctgaaaacagaagaagcagtTGAGGTTGGTTCCTCCACTGAGCAGGACGCGGCTCTTGTAGAAGatgcagaacataaaaacagtCCGGATGAGGAGAGCGAGTCGTCCTCTTGTCCTCTGGCTGAGGAGCCTCATGAATCCGGTCAAGACAAATGCGACGATGCCGTAGAGGACGAAGATGAAGACGATGATGAAGGGCAGTCTTTTGATTTTGATGACATGGATGTAGAAGCGGCTGTCGCGTCTGACCTACCTAAGAATTCAAAGCAGGAAGAAATTGAGGAGGCAGTTGAAGTCCTGCCAGATGAAAGCAAGTCTGGTAGTTCAGGCTCGAATGAAAACGCACAAGACGAGGCAGCTGAAAGCAGCAACGAAAAAGAAACGGAGCCTCAAGAAAACTCTGCCACCCATGAAAAAGAAGCCACATCGCAAAAGGTTGAAAATGTTTCTGAAGAGCAGAGGAACGCATCGAAGGAAGACACGGGCGAGCAGACGCGTGTGACAGGACAGGAAGAGGTTTTGAACGTTGCGGAGAACCTTAAGCGGGCGTCTCTGGTGGTAGAGGAAGGGTTAGAGGCTATCAAACATGACGTACAGGGCGAAGGTTCGGATTTACCAAAAAGTGAGGTCCAAGACAGCAGCAAAGAGGCGGCGCAGTCAGGGAAAGATGGGAAGAAGAGTAGTAAGAAGAGCAAAGGAAAGACCAAAGAGGAATGTAAAATGTCTTAG
- the lrrfip1a gene encoding leucine-rich repeat flightless-interacting protein 1 isoform X16 produces MGTQGTGRKRSTKKDKSTAEDDALNLIAREAEARLAAKRAARAEAREIRMKELERQQKEVEDRDYLEKGSRAASSLTAGTLTSLGGSSSRRGSGDTSVIVDAENSIREIKEIHELKDQIQDVETKYTQNLKEAKDALAEVEEKYRKAMVSNAQLDNEKNNLMYQVDTLKDSLMELEELLSESRREYAEKVKEHEREKHAHSVLQFQFSEMKETLKQSEELLNKHGIVLGPDLSINGEVGEAEAEGSPSSDSQSAPDSQSLPAEGNSMLGKTEETELRSSREQKEEKEEEVDPEQQQEKLQEEAKENHLSSDTICNVADVSTLETSGKEEPSEEQQTCSPVEEDSVEDKGLSRDLNVVVNDCPTTEAKDIMVCSSEPPQVQSATCPEENGPEREISEVKLEEAGNQELETETKSSSDDIRETSHSVTSVPAASNTEPQQEPENTEEAENDEAEETPSKSKVQGTPASGKKKKRKKKGKKKPQENKNQQKDGPEEENCKKEDVIEPAAINSEPTIQPDVPSPVEETVTQSKVEAVKNEEDEHKTEEVSPQEDFKEPEKDEKDAVSNELQEQVLETQTLDEEKEVEKVTSTENDMGEHEEIKEMAAPAEVVEATEDVSYVETPNESMTETLATEKVEDPDPETLSPPDNLISTNKESDLVIECTVSGDNSNREPVSTDGDGSHTVSETTHQVEEESMDDMKCAASNLGDDKDDGVNESESTSQENASVPVPPLTDSTDASESPPDSENSLIKVPDEEPDEATEAVVADDVEAEVEAAPECIPTIDVTPSEGDDNPEPEQDGAEGEELNEGVREPEGAVEPEGVREPEAAVEPEAAVEPEGAVEAEGAVEPEGAVETDGPSHDGKHESDGESLTKDLEAIDAEEAVVRDEQLDDAEGKTVEDGDQTEVSNAEVPLKTEEAVEVGSSTEQDAALVEDAEHKNSPDEESESSSCPLAEEPHESGQDKCDDAVEDEDEDDDEGQSFDFDDMDVEAAVASDLPKNSKQEEIEEAVEVLPDESKSGSSGSNENAQDEAAESSNEKETEPQENSATHEKEATSQKVENVSEEQRNASKEDTGEQTRVTGQEEVLNVAENLKRASLVVEEGLEAIKHDVQGEGSDLPKSEVQDSSKEAAQSGKDGKKSSKKSKGKTKEECKMS; encoded by the exons GTGGAGGACAGAGATTATCTTGAGAAG GGATCTCGAGCAGCTTCGTCCCTCACAGCAGGGACGCTCACCTCCTTAGGAGGGTCGTCCTCCCGACGAGGCAGCGGAGACACGTCTGTAATCGTGGATGCTGAGAACTCCATACGAGAAATCAAG GAGATTCATGAACTGAAGGATCAAATTCAAGACGTGGAAACCAAGTACACGCAGAACCTAAAAGAAGCCAAG GATGCTTTagcggaggtggaggagaagtaTCGTAAGGCCATGGTTTCCAACGCCCAGCTGGACAATGAGAAGAACAACCTGATGTACCAGGTGGACACACTCAAAGACTCGCtcatggagctggaggagctgctgtctGAGTCACGGCGGGAATACGCCGAGAAAGTCAAG GAACACGAGCGAGAGAAACATGCCCACAGTGTTCTCCAGTTCCAGTTCAGTGAAATGAAAGAGACGCTAAAACAGAGTGAAGAGCTGCTGAAT AAACATGGAATAGTTTTGGGACCTGACCTGAGCATCAATGGGGAGGTCGGCGAGGCGGAGGCTGAAGGTTCCCCCAGCTCAGACTCCCAATCAGCTCCGGATTCACAGAGTTTACCAGCGGAGGGGAACAGCATGCTCG GCAAAACAGAGGAGACTGAGTTGAGAAGTAGCagagagcagaaggaggagaaggaggaggaggtggatccAGAGCAGCAGCAAGAAAAGCTGCAAGAGGAAGCCAAAGAGAATCACTTGAGCTCTGACACGATCTGTAACGTTGCTGATGTGTCCACTCTGGAAACATCTGGCAAAGAAGAGCCCTCAGAAGAACAACAGACATGCTCACCCGTAGAGGAAGACAGTGTCGAGGACAAAGGACTCAGCCGTGATTTAAATGTTGTCGTGAATGACTGTCCAACCACAGAAGCCAAAGATATAATGGTTTGCAGCTCTGAACCTCCACAGGTTCAGTCTGCAACATGTCCTGAGGAAAATGGTCCAGAAAGAGAAATATCTGAGGTAAAGTTAGAAGAGGCCGGTAACCAAGAGTTAGAGACAGAAACCAAAAGTAGTAGCGATGATATTAGAGAGACGAGTCACAGCGTAACATCCGTCCCGGCTGCATCAAACACTGAACCCCAACAAGAGCCTGAGAacacagaggaggcagagaacGATGAGGCAGAGGAAACGCCAAGTAAATCTAAGGTTCAGGGCACACCAGCttcagggaagaaaaagaaaaggaagaagaaaggcaaaaagaaaCCTCAAGAGAACAAGAACCAGCAAAAAGATGGACCAGAggaagaaaactgcaaaaaggAAGACGTAATTGAACCAGCAGCAATAAATAGTGAACCCACAATACAACCTGACGTTCCCAGTCCTGTCGAGGAAACAGTAACCCAGTCAAAGGTGGAAGCtgttaaaaatgaagaagatgaGCACAAAACTGAGGAAGTTTCTCCACAGGAAGATTTCAAAGAAccagaaaaagatgaaaaagatgCTGTTTCAAACGAGCTGCAGGAACAAGTTCTAGAAACCCAGACAttagatgaagaaaaagaagtggaaaAAGTGACATCCACAGAAAACGATATGGGTGaacatgaggaaataaaagagatgGCAGCACCAGCAGAGGTGGTGGAAGCCACTGAAGATGTCTCCTACGTTGAGACTCCAAATGAATCCATGACAGAAACTTTAGCAACAGAGAAAGTAGAAGATCCTGATCCAGAGACCCTGAGTCCACCTGACAACCTGATCTCCACCAATAAAGAGAGTGACCTGGTTATAGAGTGTACTGTGAGTGGAGATAACTCTAACAGAGAACCTGTCTCTACTGATGGGGATGGCAGCCATACCGTGTCTGAAACCACCCATCAAGTAGAGGAGGAGTCTATGGATGACATGAAATGTGCAGCCAGTAACCTCGGAGACGATAAAGACGATGGCGTAAACGAATCTGAATCCACGAGTCAGGAAAACGCATCTGTCCCAGTGCCACCTTTGACCGACTCCACCGACGCTTCCGAGAGCCCACCTGACTCGGAGAACTCTTTGATCAAGGTTCCTGATGAAGAACCCGATGAGGCGACTGAGGCGGTGGTCGCAGATGATGTGGAGGCAGAAGTAGAGGCTGCACCAGAATGCATCCCAACTATTGATGTGACTCCCAGCGAGGGCGACGATAATCCAGAGCCAGAGCAGGACGGAGCTGAAGGCGAGGAGCTAAATGAAGGTGTGAGGGAACCTGAAGGTGCGGTGGAACCTGAAGGCGTGAGGGAACCTGAAGCTGCGGTGGAACCTGAAGCTGCGGTGGAACCTGAAGGTGCGGTGGAAGCCGAAGGTGCGGTGGAACCTGAAGGTGCGGTGGAGACAGACGGCCCCTCGCATGATGGAAAACACGAGAGCGACGGCGAATCATTAACAAAAGATCTGGAAGCAATTGACGCTGAGGAGGCTGTTGTACGAGATGAACAACTGGACGACGCAGAAGGCAAGACGGTAGAGGACGGGGATCAGACCGAAGTGTCAAATGCTGAGGTACctctgaaaacagaagaagcagtTGAGGTTGGTTCCTCCACTGAGCAGGACGCGGCTCTTGTAGAAGatgcagaacataaaaacagtCCGGATGAGGAGAGCGAGTCGTCCTCTTGTCCTCTGGCTGAGGAGCCTCATGAATCCGGTCAAGACAAATGCGACGATGCCGTAGAGGACGAAGATGAAGACGATGATGAAGGGCAGTCTTTTGATTTTGATGACATGGATGTAGAAGCGGCTGTCGCGTCTGACCTACCTAAGAATTCAAAGCAGGAAGAAATTGAGGAGGCAGTTGAAGTCCTGCCAGATGAAAGCAAGTCTGGTAGTTCAGGCTCGAATGAAAACGCACAAGACGAGGCAGCTGAAAGCAGCAACGAAAAAGAAACGGAGCCTCAAGAAAACTCTGCCACCCATGAAAAAGAAGCCACATCGCAAAAGGTTGAAAATGTTTCTGAAGAGCAGAGGAACGCATCGAAGGAAGACACGGGCGAGCAGACGCGTGTGACAGGACAGGAAGAGGTTTTGAACGTTGCGGAGAACCTTAAGCGGGCGTCTCTGGTGGTAGAGGAAGGGTTAGAGGCTATCAAACATGACGTACAGGGCGAAGGTTCGGATTTACCAAAAAGTGAGGTCCAAGACAGCAGCAAAGAGGCGGCGCAGTCAGGGAAAGATGGGAAGAAGAGTAGTAAGAAGAGCAAAGGAAAGACCAAAGAGGAATGTAAAATGTCTTAG
- the lrrfip1a gene encoding leucine-rich repeat flightless-interacting protein 1 isoform X13, producing the protein MGTQGTGRKRSTKKDKSTAEDDALNLIAREAEARLAAKRAARAEAREIRMKELERQQKEVEDRDYLEKGSRAASSLTAGTLTSLGGSSSRRGSGDTSVIVDAENSIREIKEIHELKDQIQDVETKYTQNLKEAKDALAEVEEKYRKAMVSNAQLDNEKNNLMYQVDTLKDSLMELEELLSESRREYAEKVKEHEREKHAHSVLQFQFSEMKETLKQSEELLNEIRQLRLKQEGFVREISDLQETVEWKDKKIGALERQKEYTDAIRNERDELREEVVTLKDILKKHGIVLGPDLSINGEVGEAEAEGSPSSDSQSAPDSQSLPAEGNSMLGKTEETELRSSREQKEEKEEEVDPEQQQEKLQEEAKENHLSSDTICNVADVSTLETSGKEEPSEEQQTCSPVEEDSVEDKGLSRDLNVVVNDCPTTEAKDIMVCSSEPPQVQSATCPEENGPEREISEVKLEEAGNQELETETKSSSDDIRETSHSVTSVPAASNTEPQQEPENTEEAENDEAEETPSKSKVQGTPASGKKKKRKKKGKKKPQENKNQQKDGPEEENCKKEDVIEPAAINSEPTIQPDVPSPVEETVTQSKVEAVKNEEDEHKTEEVSPQEDFKEPEKDEKDAVSNELQEQVLETQTLDEEKEVEKVTSTENDMGEHEEIKEMAAPAEVVEATEDVSYVETPNESMTETLATEKVEDPDPETLSPPDNLISTNKESDLVIECTVSGDNSNREPVSTDGDGSHTVSETTHQVEEESMDDMKCAASNLGDDKDDGVNESESTSQENASVPVPPLTDSTDASESPPDSENSLIKVPDEEPDEATEAVVADDVEAEVEAAPECIPTIDVTPSEGDDNPEPEQDGAEGEELNEGVREPEGAVEPEGVREPEAAVEPEAAVEPEGAVEAEGAVEPEGAVETDGPSHDGKHESDGESLTKDLEAIDAEEAVVRDEQLDDAEGKTVEDGDQTEVSNAEVPLKTEEAVEVGSSTEQDAALVEDAEHKNSPDEESESSSCPLAEEPHESGQDKCDDAVEDEDEDDDEGQSFDFDDMDVEAAVASDLPKNSKQEEIEEAVEVLPDESKSGSSGSNENAQDEAAESSNEKETEPQENSATHEKEATSQKVENVSEEQRNASKEDTGEQTRVTGQEEVLNVAENLKRASLVVEEGLEAIKHDVQGEGSDLPKSEVQDSSKEAAQSGKDGKKSSKKSKGKTKEECKMS; encoded by the exons GTGGAGGACAGAGATTATCTTGAGAAG GGATCTCGAGCAGCTTCGTCCCTCACAGCAGGGACGCTCACCTCCTTAGGAGGGTCGTCCTCCCGACGAGGCAGCGGAGACACGTCTGTAATCGTGGATGCTGAGAACTCCATACGAGAAATCAAG GAGATTCATGAACTGAAGGATCAAATTCAAGACGTGGAAACCAAGTACACGCAGAACCTAAAAGAAGCCAAG GATGCTTTagcggaggtggaggagaagtaTCGTAAGGCCATGGTTTCCAACGCCCAGCTGGACAATGAGAAGAACAACCTGATGTACCAGGTGGACACACTCAAAGACTCGCtcatggagctggaggagctgctgtctGAGTCACGGCGGGAATACGCCGAGAAAGTCAAG GAACACGAGCGAGAGAAACATGCCCACAGTGTTCTCCAGTTCCAGTTCAGTGAAATGAAAGAGACGCTAAAACAGAGTGAAGAGCTGCTGAAT GAGATCCGTCAGCTGCGTTTAAAGCAGGAGGGCTTTGTTAGAGAAATATCTGACCTGCAAGAGACAGTGGAGTGGAAGGATAAAAAAATCGGG GCCTTAGAGCGACAGAAAGAATACACAGATGCGATCCGAAATGAACGCGATGAGCTCAGAGAAGAGGTGGTAACGCTGAAAGATATTCTGAAG AAACATGGAATAGTTTTGGGACCTGACCTGAGCATCAATGGGGAGGTCGGCGAGGCGGAGGCTGAAGGTTCCCCCAGCTCAGACTCCCAATCAGCTCCGGATTCACAGAGTTTACCAGCGGAGGGGAACAGCATGCTCG GCAAAACAGAGGAGACTGAGTTGAGAAGTAGCagagagcagaaggaggagaaggaggaggaggtggatccAGAGCAGCAGCAAGAAAAGCTGCAAGAGGAAGCCAAAGAGAATCACTTGAGCTCTGACACGATCTGTAACGTTGCTGATGTGTCCACTCTGGAAACATCTGGCAAAGAAGAGCCCTCAGAAGAACAACAGACATGCTCACCCGTAGAGGAAGACAGTGTCGAGGACAAAGGACTCAGCCGTGATTTAAATGTTGTCGTGAATGACTGTCCAACCACAGAAGCCAAAGATATAATGGTTTGCAGCTCTGAACCTCCACAGGTTCAGTCTGCAACATGTCCTGAGGAAAATGGTCCAGAAAGAGAAATATCTGAGGTAAAGTTAGAAGAGGCCGGTAACCAAGAGTTAGAGACAGAAACCAAAAGTAGTAGCGATGATATTAGAGAGACGAGTCACAGCGTAACATCCGTCCCGGCTGCATCAAACACTGAACCCCAACAAGAGCCTGAGAacacagaggaggcagagaacGATGAGGCAGAGGAAACGCCAAGTAAATCTAAGGTTCAGGGCACACCAGCttcagggaagaaaaagaaaaggaagaagaaaggcaaaaagaaaCCTCAAGAGAACAAGAACCAGCAAAAAGATGGACCAGAggaagaaaactgcaaaaaggAAGACGTAATTGAACCAGCAGCAATAAATAGTGAACCCACAATACAACCTGACGTTCCCAGTCCTGTCGAGGAAACAGTAACCCAGTCAAAGGTGGAAGCtgttaaaaatgaagaagatgaGCACAAAACTGAGGAAGTTTCTCCACAGGAAGATTTCAAAGAAccagaaaaagatgaaaaagatgCTGTTTCAAACGAGCTGCAGGAACAAGTTCTAGAAACCCAGACAttagatgaagaaaaagaagtggaaaAAGTGACATCCACAGAAAACGATATGGGTGaacatgaggaaataaaagagatgGCAGCACCAGCAGAGGTGGTGGAAGCCACTGAAGATGTCTCCTACGTTGAGACTCCAAATGAATCCATGACAGAAACTTTAGCAACAGAGAAAGTAGAAGATCCTGATCCAGAGACCCTGAGTCCACCTGACAACCTGATCTCCACCAATAAAGAGAGTGACCTGGTTATAGAGTGTACTGTGAGTGGAGATAACTCTAACAGAGAACCTGTCTCTACTGATGGGGATGGCAGCCATACCGTGTCTGAAACCACCCATCAAGTAGAGGAGGAGTCTATGGATGACATGAAATGTGCAGCCAGTAACCTCGGAGACGATAAAGACGATGGCGTAAACGAATCTGAATCCACGAGTCAGGAAAACGCATCTGTCCCAGTGCCACCTTTGACCGACTCCACCGACGCTTCCGAGAGCCCACCTGACTCGGAGAACTCTTTGATCAAGGTTCCTGATGAAGAACCCGATGAGGCGACTGAGGCGGTGGTCGCAGATGATGTGGAGGCAGAAGTAGAGGCTGCACCAGAATGCATCCCAACTATTGATGTGACTCCCAGCGAGGGCGACGATAATCCAGAGCCAGAGCAGGACGGAGCTGAAGGCGAGGAGCTAAATGAAGGTGTGAGGGAACCTGAAGGTGCGGTGGAACCTGAAGGCGTGAGGGAACCTGAAGCTGCGGTGGAACCTGAAGCTGCGGTGGAACCTGAAGGTGCGGTGGAAGCCGAAGGTGCGGTGGAACCTGAAGGTGCGGTGGAGACAGACGGCCCCTCGCATGATGGAAAACACGAGAGCGACGGCGAATCATTAACAAAAGATCTGGAAGCAATTGACGCTGAGGAGGCTGTTGTACGAGATGAACAACTGGACGACGCAGAAGGCAAGACGGTAGAGGACGGGGATCAGACCGAAGTGTCAAATGCTGAGGTACctctgaaaacagaagaagcagtTGAGGTTGGTTCCTCCACTGAGCAGGACGCGGCTCTTGTAGAAGatgcagaacataaaaacagtCCGGATGAGGAGAGCGAGTCGTCCTCTTGTCCTCTGGCTGAGGAGCCTCATGAATCCGGTCAAGACAAATGCGACGATGCCGTAGAGGACGAAGATGAAGACGATGATGAAGGGCAGTCTTTTGATTTTGATGACATGGATGTAGAAGCGGCTGTCGCGTCTGACCTACCTAAGAATTCAAAGCAGGAAGAAATTGAGGAGGCAGTTGAAGTCCTGCCAGATGAAAGCAAGTCTGGTAGTTCAGGCTCGAATGAAAACGCACAAGACGAGGCAGCTGAAAGCAGCAACGAAAAAGAAACGGAGCCTCAAGAAAACTCTGCCACCCATGAAAAAGAAGCCACATCGCAAAAGGTTGAAAATGTTTCTGAAGAGCAGAGGAACGCATCGAAGGAAGACACGGGCGAGCAGACGCGTGTGACAGGACAGGAAGAGGTTTTGAACGTTGCGGAGAACCTTAAGCGGGCGTCTCTGGTGGTAGAGGAAGGGTTAGAGGCTATCAAACATGACGTACAGGGCGAAGGTTCGGATTTACCAAAAAGTGAGGTCCAAGACAGCAGCAAAGAGGCGGCGCAGTCAGGGAAAGATGGGAAGAAGAGTAGTAAGAAGAGCAAAGGAAAGACCAAAGAGGAATGTAAAATGTCTTAG